A DNA window from Chlamydia buteonis contains the following coding sequences:
- the garD gene encoding inclusion membrane protein GarD translates to MHEPLDHLSPNNQILHFFDSITREKSAVYGISIRSNGPLEHLINGGSSQDQDINNLLKINNISAFTNTLFTQQRPVPAADLIDDYFICFSPPQSSLCFDFSESPHRFLVFIHAICSLLNNIYQNTFGSVIRSVIAICLLVRKSFLFYRKERQIISFLNKNNNISPFKRGGYIASASALYHARKVALSLLAWKIVSLVIGIISLLALIVFIVGCVFTFHSTDVFSNACFISPTESAFGCGSLTFLLLGLLSSPYEHHSKKQRQAAVDSIHRSLLSLYISDKIRVSTEESDNVTSLIARARSCLSHYSAFLDPLTFPPCTEPEYDESFNEIDHAILDYSREFMTSPVPPPYSERPPTYQEVMEEDRRNRENNNQHT, encoded by the coding sequence ATGCATGAGCCGCTTGATCATCTTTCTCCTAATAACCAAATCCTTCATTTTTTTGATTCTATTACAAGAGAAAAGTCAGCTGTTTATGGAATTTCAATACGTAGCAATGGTCCCTTAGAGCATCTTATAAATGGAGGATCTTCTCAAGATCAAGATATTAATAATTTGCTCAAGATAAATAATATCTCAGCATTTACTAATACACTTTTTACTCAACAAAGACCGGTTCCAGCTGCAGACTTGATTGATGACTATTTTATTTGTTTCTCTCCACCTCAAAGTAGTCTCTGTTTTGACTTCTCTGAAAGCCCTCACCGTTTTCTGGTTTTCATTCATGCAATCTGTAGCTTGCTTAACAACATCTATCAAAATACATTCGGTAGTGTAATAAGAAGTGTTATCGCGATTTGTTTATTGGTAAGGAAAAGTTTTCTTTTCTACCGCAAAGAGAGACAAATCATAAGTTTTCTTAATAAGAATAACAACATTTCACCGTTTAAACGGGGTGGTTATATAGCCTCAGCATCGGCTTTATATCATGCAAGAAAAGTCGCATTATCTTTACTTGCTTGGAAAATCGTTTCTCTTGTTATAGGCATAATCTCATTACTCGCATTGATAGTATTTATTGTGGGATGCGTATTTACTTTTCATTCCACGGATGTTTTCTCTAACGCGTGTTTCATATCTCCAACAGAATCTGCTTTTGGATGTGGGAGTCTAACCTTTCTATTATTAGGTTTGCTTTCATCTCCTTATGAGCATCATAGTAAAAAACAGCGCCAAGCCGCTGTGGATTCTATACACCGTTCCCTGCTTAGTCTTTATATTAGTGACAAAATTCGTGTATCTACCGAAGAGTCTGATAATGTCACTTCCTTAATAGCTAGAGCTAGGAGCTGTTTGAGTCACTACAGTGCATTTTTAGACCCTCTCACTTTTCCACCATGCACAGAACCAGAGTACGACGAATCTTTCAATGAGATTGATCATGCCATCCTTGATTATTCTAGAGAATTCATGACTTCTCCTGTTCCACCCCCGTATTCAGAGCGACCACCAACATATCAAGAGGTTATGGAAGAAGACAGAAGAAATAGAGAAAACAATAATCAGCATACATAA
- the garD gene encoding inclusion membrane protein GarD: MSASSLNNKVGTANTEARFSILNFTETGKLRFTNLDSGSCVHSFLTQHLEATSESINRAALSGATLSSGVDSDEQTAFAIMTTVDATLHCIEHMLWIRFLCGLCRGSSSGGGSTDSIFVSFILGILATLILGIFGASLGSTILSSIKIHSASQEIFKLKQTNREISLDLSSFHADTPEKAKTKTAAIVTLEANKELASAYKNYRAAKIGYLVCAIICSIALLALVAGAILGIFFTGPLATAAISAAIIGCCAAGGSLLFISFVSFIIASIHMAKKQQNAVLHLSKATLYTMVANQISLNPEEYLHNIFSQTTAQQCLANQREENMLSYSELVYLQQLGRGAGQQPASFPNNTPSAPPYPNYTESPPSYEEAIRSAQ; this comes from the coding sequence ATGTCAGCTAGTTCTTTAAATAATAAAGTGGGGACTGCTAATACCGAAGCCCGTTTTTCAATTTTAAATTTTACGGAGACAGGGAAATTAAGATTCACAAATTTAGATTCTGGGTCTTGTGTTCATAGTTTCTTAACACAACACCTGGAAGCGACTTCAGAATCGATAAATAGGGCAGCTTTATCGGGAGCCACTCTCTCCTCTGGTGTTGATTCCGATGAACAGACCGCCTTTGCCATTATGACAACTGTGGACGCCACACTCCATTGTATAGAACACATGCTCTGGATCCGTTTCTTATGTGGCTTATGTCGAGGAAGTAGTAGTGGAGGAGGCAGTACAGACTCCATTTTTGTGTCCTTTATCTTGGGTATCTTAGCCACTTTAATTTTAGGGATTTTTGGTGCTTCTTTAGGATCAACCATTTTAAGCTCCATAAAAATTCATAGTGCTTCTCAGGAAATTTTTAAACTGAAACAAACTAATCGAGAGATCTCTTTAGATTTATCTTCATTCCATGCTGACACTCCAGAAAAAGCTAAAACAAAAACTGCTGCTATTGTCACTCTAGAGGCAAACAAAGAGCTAGCTTCTGCTTACAAAAACTATAGAGCCGCTAAAATTGGTTACTTAGTGTGTGCTATTATTTGTTCCATTGCATTATTAGCCTTAGTCGCGGGAGCTATACTAGGTATTTTCTTCACAGGACCTTTAGCAACGGCTGCGATCTCTGCAGCAATTATTGGTTGTTGTGCTGCTGGAGGGAGTTTATTGTTTATAAGCTTTGTAAGTTTTATAATCGCTTCTATTCATATGGCTAAAAAGCAACAAAATGCTGTTTTACACTTAAGTAAAGCCACACTATACACTATGGTTGCGAATCAAATATCTTTGAATCCTGAAGAGTACCTTCATAACATCTTTAGTCAGACTACAGCACAACAATGTCTTGCGAATCAGCGAGAAGAAAATATGCTGAGCTACTCAGAACTCGTATATTTACAGCAACTGGGTCGTGGTGCAGGTCAGCAACCAGCATCGTTCCCAAATAATACTCCAAGCGCTCCTCCTTATCCCAATTATACAGAATCTCCTCCAAGTTATGAAGAGGCCATCCGTTCAGCACAATAA
- the pgl gene encoding 6-phosphogluconolactonase, which yields MATLVNFNDTNKLLLTKKTELFIDLASKDWIASANKSIKQRGAFYVALSGGRTPLEIFKAIVINKEKLSDPRKIFLFWGDERNVPYTSSESNYGQAMSILQDLRIPEEQIFRMEIENLEGAREYQDIIERTVPDTSFDMIMLGLGQDGHTLSLFPNTEALTEKERLVVFQRIPQLDTERMTLTLPLTYKAKHIVVYVQGENKKDIVRSIFFPLDKQRKAYPIELIGQEKTPLFWILAPDAYESKDFDSISSFYKLDII from the coding sequence ATGGCAACATTAGTTAACTTTAATGATACAAATAAACTCCTTCTTACGAAAAAAACTGAGCTATTTATTGATCTAGCAAGTAAAGATTGGATAGCAAGTGCAAATAAGTCGATAAAACAAAGAGGGGCTTTTTATGTTGCTCTTTCTGGCGGAAGAACTCCTCTGGAAATCTTTAAGGCAATCGTGATAAATAAAGAGAAACTTTCTGATCCCAGAAAGATCTTTTTATTTTGGGGAGACGAAAGAAATGTTCCTTATACGTCTTCAGAAAGCAATTACGGACAAGCAATGAGTATTCTTCAGGATTTACGTATTCCTGAAGAACAAATTTTCCGTATGGAAATCGAAAATCTTGAGGGTGCTAGGGAGTATCAAGACATTATAGAACGTACAGTTCCTGATACAAGTTTTGATATGATCATGCTCGGTCTTGGTCAAGATGGACATACCTTATCGTTATTCCCGAATACAGAAGCTCTAACAGAAAAGGAGCGCCTTGTCGTTTTTCAAAGAATTCCTCAATTGGATACAGAAAGAATGACCCTTACGCTACCCCTTACATATAAGGCAAAGCATATCGTTGTCTACGTTCAGGGGGAAAATAAGAAAGATATTGTAAGAAGTATCTTTTTTCCTTTAGATAAACAGCGCAAAGCCTATCCTATAGAGCTCATTGGGCAAGAGAAAACTCCCCTGTTTTGGATCCTTGCCCCCGATGCTTATGAATCAAAGGACTTCGACTCGATTTCTTCATTCTATAAACTAGACATTATCTAG